The following DNA comes from Astatotilapia calliptera chromosome 6, fAstCal1.2, whole genome shotgun sequence.
gtagatttatcatatcacaccatattatccaatattatattacattatattatattataatatgttatattatatcccctttcacattagagccacaacaggacccactagaacatgggaacaagtaaaagtgaataataagaatattctacagaatggtaatatttatcacttatattgctttgagtctcttggaaagagaccctggaataatctgtttgtttgtttataacagcaaccaagaaaagggcagagcaaaaaaagacaggtggtggtcctgcaccccctcgtcaacaagttggttaagtaaataatatcctcacgggaaaatcgatatctctctatgagcacactgtcgcgctgagctaaaggatcctgtctgtcccgcaatatacgctgaattctgaggactctccttatcaatcttgcaccttccacaatgggttgctcgcgtatacggacaggacatggctgcgacaggcttcccaaatccaccttcgcttttatagccgtggtctctcatcttgattacacgaagtaatttacaattactactgtgaaatatgaattacatctgtaataatcacatacatgtaatagaatgttaatagtacatttcccttttttaggaaatgacctgtgtgaaatcaataaatggatcaggtgctgcattatcttcagttacattgatgttatttatttatggtgaaacagtggtggaatatcgctgttgctttcgtatgaatgacgcggaaatacctgcgtggccgcgatctaatcctgtttacataaagtaaacctgctccccagcaggtttacgcttacggctctgttgctatgacagcaagtcccggatgagcttcggggaaccgaacgatccaagatcacgcgaaatcgtcaacaatctaatccagctaacctacttagcgcggtacgaagaacaggcccctgagGCGTCTCGGTATGCGTGTTGTGAGTTTTTGGTGAGGTCACTACAGcgaggggtcagaggtcaaacttTAATCAGCTGTTCAGACACGGAAAGCACTGAAAAACAGTTACTGTCTGTGGTTACTGGCTGTAACTCTTATGAATGAAGCTCCAAAAACATTTGTGGTACTATAAGATAGGTGGCATTTTATTTTTGGCTCCACCCCCTAGCCACCATGTTTGTGACATCAGGAATGAAACTTGTTTCAGGTGCGTCTGGAGCCGAAGGGCAAGTACTACAACGCCTTCATCCAGGAAGTGGGAACGCACTCATCCGCCGTCACGGTGTTCATCGAGGAACTGGGCgagaagtaacacacacacacggcaggATCACGTCCATCAGTGCCGCTGTGACATCACTCACGTGTCTTTCCTCACAGACACCTGGTCCCTCTGACGGACCTCAAACCCGTGAATCCGGTTCCCGCCTGGAATGTGGCTGCGCCCTCCAGAAAAGGAGACCTcggtgcttctttttttttttccccatccactccctgttttgttttatcctTTTCCTGTGTTACTCACCTGACTTCCTGTACGGTCTCTTCCTGTCTCTCCCTCAGACCCGGACTCTCGTGGTCAGCGGCATCACCGCCATCGCTACTTCAGGAAATCTCGTGGGATGAAGGGAACAGAGCTGCTAATCCCACCTCCTCCTTCCTATGGAGGCCCCGCCCCCTCGAGTCTGCCACCTCGCTTCCAACCGGCGGGCCACCCCCGCCCACCCCCTCCTCCATCACCTGGAGCTATGACCTATGACCCCTATGCCCCCCCTCACCATCACCATCCCCCCCCAGCCCGAACACCACGCTACGGAGCCTCAAGGTGAGACTTTACCTGAGATGCACCTGTGCAGTTTGACTCACAGacacaaatgttttaaatgcacttttctAAAGGTGGGACCCGCCCCCTTAGTTTCCTGATCGATGTCAGTGGCTCCGACCATCGGTAAAAAATATCATGTtaatgaggtgtgtgtgtgtgtgtgtgtgtgtgtgtgtgtgtgtgtgcgtgcatgcgcgCAAATGTTTCTGGTCAGAAGCTCCACCCGTTTCCTGAACCGTCACCTGATTGGTACTCAGCTGACCTATTACCATCCTGGTCGCAGGTATTATCAGGACTACGAGAGCTTCACCTTCAGGTCCCGGTAAACGCACGACACGCCAACACGCACGACACGCCAACACGCACGACACGCCAACACGCACGACACGCCAACACGCACGACACTGATGTAACCACCAGGAATGACCGGTCAGCTGATCTCTGAAGCAgctcctgtttttaaaatgaatcgAGTCATGTGACATGAGGTGCTGTAATCGCAGACAAAGTCACTCTGGCCTGAAAGAGGATGTGATGTCAGTCGGTGGGTTTTTATTTTCTCCTCCGTGGTTTTTTCAGGCGCAGTCGGCGTCAGCTGGCAGCGGCTCTGAACAAAGAGTGTCAGTTTGGTTTTCCCGAGGCGGTGGAGGAGCCGGCCGATCTGGACGCAGCCATCTCGTACTACCAGCTCGATGGCGCCGGCGACGGCGTCTTCCCTCCGCTGCCAGTGAGTATGTGCTGGGAAAAATCCTCCGATGATGGCGGCGCGTGTGTGCACGGAGCGCTGAGGCAGGTGGGAGGGGCCGTGTACTTCACGTGGTTTATGGTAAACACGTTTAAATGATGGTTACTCAAAAACCAGATTCTACATTACTGAGGACAGGTGAGGTAAGCAGCGACATCACATCTTTAAGAGTGTCCCAGATATTTGTCCTCTGAGACGTCAGACTCCATTTTATTGTGTGTGAGCTGAGATGAGTGACTGAGGTTTTTTCCACTTCCACGTGACCACAGCTATCGCCCCCTCTAGGCCATTAACAAGAATGCAGTTTTAAACTCCTACAAACATgtctatcttttatatacagccttTTCTTGGTTGTTGCTGGCAGCCAATAGAAAGGGCCCTTGAGTGAGGCGACTGATGATTGGTCACAGACTTGTTGTCGAAGAAGAAGACTCAGGTGTGACATTTTCAGGTCACATTTTACTGTTTCCTATGCAGGGCCCCACTGTGGCTCCTCCCCCCTCCATTGGTCCCCCAGCCCCTCCCTCTGGCTCCTCCTATAGAGTTCAGAGAGGCTCTGGGCCCCTCTCCCCTGCCCCCCCACCCAGAAACACTCCCGTGTGCTCgtcagaggaggagcaggaggacaTAAGCACAGTGGAGGACCAGGGTGAGGACGCCACTGCTCACTTCAGATTTTCACTTCCTTCCCCTTAGTAACCTTTCACAGTAAAAGTCTAATGAGAGGTTTTTACTGTGAAAACTCATCAGAAACTgactttaagtgtgtgtgtgtgtgtgtgtgtgtgtgtgtgtgtgtgtgtgtgtctcccgcATGCAGCCGAGTACACGGAGGACTTCATCTACAGTTCACAGGGTGAGTAACGTGATCCCGCTGTGACACGCCTCCCTGCAGCAGCCATGTTGGTGACTCTGTCTCACATTATTTCAGATCAGAGTTTCCAGACCTCCGGAGTTTACAGCGCCACTGAGACCTCCACCAATCAGGTAAGAGCTGACCTCTGTCTCCTGTTAGTGTGATGCAGGTCAGCATAATGTTGCACATGAAAATTGGTTTGAAATTTGCACGTGTGaagaggtcatgtgatcagtgacCCCATGAAGCTGTAATCAGtctgtttctattttattttgaaaggatgAGCAGGAAGGAGGCGTGGCTGACTCTCCCACGAGATCAGACGTGAACTTCAGCTACAGCCAGCAGGTACGTCCCGCAGCGTAGCTTGAAGGTGACATCATCGCGTGTGTGACAGCGGTGCCAGGGTAGCTCAGTGGTTGGCGCTGCTGCCTCGCAGTCTGAGCGTCTCGTTTCAGACCCGGGAAAGTTCAACTTCCTGCTTCAGACTTCAGGAGAATATCGTTGCGACCGCGCCATAGACTGCAGCTGCCATCTCTGCTCCGCCTCGTCTCGGTGGGCGGCGACAAGCTGGACAGAGAACGGCCCTAAACATTGTTCGTCCAATCAAAAACCTGTACAGCAGGCCTAAAGCGCCTGTCCAACGTCATCCTCCAGAGGTCGCAACCTCTGAAGGTAATGGTGCTTGGACTTTgagcacttcctgttcctgtgacGCGCCgagctctcttcttctcttggtTTTGGTCTAACGGCAGTCGGGACAAAGTCTGAGtgtgcatttcctgtttctgttcaaaaacataaacgcATTCAttcctttctttctacataCGGGAACAGGGATATCTGGCGATATCTGCATCTGACTGAAAGGAGTATTCCTTTTTCTCTTATGTCCATCACACTTTTTCTAGGATAGACTACTTGACTAGTATTGCATGTGCCTGTGAATACCGTGCCATAGTTATATCAGACCACGCCCCTTTAATTCTGACTGGCTATGCCTGACTTACCTAGAACAGACAGGAGTTGGCGTTTTAACCCCACACTACTATCTGATAATACCTTTCTGGAATTTATAAATAACCAAATTAAGCTCTTTTTAGACGCCAATCTTTCCCCAAATATTTCTAGCCTTTTAGTTTGGGACTCAATGAAGGCCTATCCCCGAGGGCAGATCATTTCATATACAGCTAATGTAAAGAGGGTAAACTTCAAAGAAAGGCAAGAATTagctgataaaataaaacacttggACCATCACTATGCATACAATAAGGACTCTGAGGTTTACAAGAAACATATTGAACTCCAAACCAAATTTGAACTTCTTTCAACTCATGCCGTGGAGTAGAACTATTTATTTGCTGTGCTGGAAAGATATGGGTTCGGTCCCAACTTCATCTCATGGATCAAGTGCCTATACTTGTCCCCTGTTGCGTCTGTTTGCACTAATAGCCAGAAATCAAAACCATTCAAACTCAAACGTGGCACACGTCAGGACTGTCCCCTTAGCCTGTTGTTATTTGATCTAGCTACTGAACCTTTAGCAATGCTTTTTCGAAGCAGTAAACTTGTCCAGGGCATACAAAGAGGTCAAACTGAACAGTCTCTCTCTATGCTGACgatttattgctttttatcTCAAATGCACATGCTTCCCTAACGTCTATATTGTCTCTACTCACGCGTTTCAGTCAAGTCTGTGGTTATAAATTAAATCTGTCCAAGAGCGAACTTTGTCTATCAAATGAAGAAGCGTTTCCAATAGATTTGTCGGGTTTCCCCTTTAAAGTGGTCAAGGAGCAGTTCACCTACCTGGTATTACAATTACAAGAAAGTATAAACAACTTCTCAAAGCCGACTTTTTTACACTATTGAAGAATGTCAAACAAAGCCTTCAACAGTGGTCACCCCTGAACACAACTGTGGTCGGACGaattaattcaattaaaatgaatatccTTCCTAAATTCTTACACttcaaatcaaaatgtatttatagagcacatattaaaacaacagtgttgaccatagtgcttcacagtcagtgaaaacacaagacaattaaaacaaacaataaaacaggacaacaaacaataggtaacaacACAATAAGCTAAAACAGCCAACGAGTTAGAATCAAAGGCCAAAGTAAAAAGataagttttaagacgtgatttaaacgACTGGATCGACTCGGCAGTACGAACATGAacagggaggttattccagagtctgggtgccACGGTTGCAAAGGCCCGGTCACCGCTCGACTTCATTCGAGACCTAGGTTGTGCAAGGAGCCTGTGATTGGACGATctaagtgctctgttgggattgtgtaagtggaggagttcagagAGATAGCTGGGCGCTAAATTATTCTGAattttaaaagtgaacaaaagaatttaaaaatctATGCGATATTtgacagggagccaatgtaatTTGCTTAAATTGGAGTTATGCGTTCATAGATTCTCGTACCTGTTAAAAGAcgcgcagctgcattttgaattaactgAAGCCGGTAAAGAGAAGAGTGTTGGAGGCCCGAGTAGAGgcagttacagtagtccagtctGGATGTGATAAATGCGTGGACAAGCTTTTCAAGGTCCTTTAAAGGAAGTAATGGCTTTGCTTTGGATATCTGACGCAACTGGCAAAAGCTGTTTTTACCACAGTGGAGACGTGTTTCTGAAGTTTAAAAGGGCCCTCCAGGAACACTCAGAGGTTCCTTACAGTGAGCGAGAGATGGCTAGCGAGAGGGCCAAGGGCATCAGCTAACCGGTCTAGCAGAGTGTGACTACCAAAGACTATGATTTCGGTCTTATTTTCGCTCaatgtaagaaaattatgtgaTAACCAAAATTTAACTTCATGCAAACAGTTGAACAGAGGTTGCAAAGAAGCAGACACATCGGATTTCAGAGGTGAATAAATCTGGATATCATCGGCATAACGGTGAAAGGAGATGTTGTATTTACTAAAAATTAATCCCAACATGTACAAAGAGCAGGACCGAGCACGGACCCTCGAGGCACACCACAGTAAATAGGGGCAGAAGCCGAGGAGTGTTGCCCCATAGCAACAGAGAACGACCTCTCTGAGAGGTAGGATTTAAACCAAGTTAAACCGTACCTTTGAGACCAACTTATTTCAATCTTTACCAGTCTTCATCCCCAAGTCTTTCTTTACAACTCTAGActctcctggaatctcctctTATATTTGGAAGGGTAAACGACCTGGAGTAGCTAAGGTGCATTTACAGAAACCTAAGATTGAAGGGGGTCTGGCACTCCCCAACTTCCGCTTTTACTATTGGGCTGCCAATATTCGGTCCCTGACCTACTGGTTCCAGTCTGGGGAGGGTGTGGGCCCCACCAGCTGGCTGGCAATGGAATCAGGCTCAACTCAGGGAATTTTCTCTTGCCTTCTTTCTGGGTTCTTCTCTTCCTTCATCCATTGACAACTTTACATCTAATCCAATAATTCGGCACTCCCTCAGGGTTTGGGCGCAGTTCAGGAGACATTTCAATCTTAATTATTTTTCACTTAAAAGCCCCATCCTTTCAAACCACCTATTCCTCCCCCAGCTTTGGACAACTTGTTCCAGGTCTGGTTTAGAGCAggtattatttactttaaaGGTCTCTTTATACACAATAAACTATCATCATTCGATCAGCTGGCAGGAAAATACATCTTCCCAAAACTCACTTTTTTAGATAGATTTTACAAAGCAGACATTTTTTGCAATCCCACCTCTCAAATTTTCCAGAAGCTCCAGCTGCTAACTTACTGGACGAGCTCCTTAATTTGCAACTATCAGGCAAAGCTGTAATGTCTCGCATCTATAATAAACTGTGCAGTGTAACCCCAGCTCCCATTCTCAAGTCCATGAGGTGGACTTGAGAGGTGGAAGGCCGCTGCCCCGCCCTCCCATGTTCGGTGGCTTGCTGATCTCATGTCATGTCTCAGTCTGGAAAAGATCCACTGCTCCATCCAGAACCAAAAGGGCTGCCTGCAGAGCTGCAGGTGTTCgctcactgctgtgtgtgtgtgtgtgtgtgtgtgtgtgtgtgtgtgtgtgtgtgtgtgtgtgtgtgtttcaggtagtGAAGCCGCTGTCAGTCATCTGCTCGTCtccatcttcctcttcctcctcaccctcctcttcctcatcacgGCTACCAGCAGCTGCTCACCTGCCGTCAGCCACACATGCGCAGACACGCTCAGGTAAGCAAACACTGCCCACCTCAGTTACTTCTCTCAGAGCTCTGCCCTGTTTAAGGCCCGAACCCGCTTTAattggctctgattggctgcaccTCTAAAACAGGAAGTCTGAATATCAGGGGGAGGGACTTCTGTCACCTCTGAGAGCTTTAGCTGACACGAAGTCTTTCAGTCTCATTGGTTCTCAGTAGGTTGCCATACACTAACACGTTTTCTGGTTCCAGTTGCCATGGCGATCCCAGCTGCTTCTTCCTGGTTGGTTAATGAGTTGGGTGAGCCGCTCTGCACTGTGGTAGCCCCGCCCCCTTATTCATATGACCCTAATGGAAGTGATTTACCAAGAGGTCAGAAGTCAAAAGcttgtgtttacagtttgtATCCATATGGATCAGTTTgatttatgtgtctgtgtgtgtctgtgtgtgtgtgtgtgtgtgtgtgtgtgtgtgtgtgtgtgtgtgtgtgtgtgtgtgtgtagactgcagagtcctccAGTATTACTTCAATTTGGGCATCCAGGTAAGAGACACCTGAACAGTAAACAGCAGTCTTTGAAGCGGCGCTGACAGGTGAAGGTGAGACGCCTGAATGAACTCACGGAGCATCACAGAATGTTGATTCTgttctggacgttttcagtgggagaaaccttTCGTTATCATCCAGGTGatccttcagtctcagctgactgcaggtttccgaCCTATAAACGggacataatgactgaaactagctcAGCTCCTCCACTGGCAGATCTGTTTTAGCAGCAGAAGTCTGAGTGCACCTGAGTCACTTGCAGGTGTGGTAAACATCTTCCAAGGACACTCTGATCACCTGGGTCCTGTGGAGGTCATGTGACTGGTGTTCCTCTCCTTTAACCTGTGGCTGCCGTTTCAAAGAGACACACGTTTCCTTCAGGTTCTTTGAATGTTTATAGATGATTCTGCAGGTGTTTCAGGTTCAGGTGATGACATGATGCTGTGAATTTGTCATGTGACCGTCATGTGACCATCTGTCTCCTCAGTGGTACCATCAGAGCTGCTggaagcaacagcagcagctgtatCCCGCCTCCTCACCTGAGACTGCCTACCCCTACCAGCCCTACACGCCCTACCTGGGCCAGGAGCCCCCTCTGCACGGTAAGAGTGATCGGTTCCAGCAGGTGGTGCTGCACTTCCTCCacctgtatacaaaagatgCAAGTTTCATCTTTTAGCTGAGCCTTCACTTCCGTAGCGaagcctttcacaataaaacagtgcGATCAGGTAGGAGGCAACTGTGGGGAACACATGACTAACAGGAAGATGTGTGCAGTGATGTCATTACAGCATGGATGGTCCCTCAGGTGTTTTAATTTAAGCTCCACCCCCTTTACTGTGACTTGATCTGTCCCATCTTCCGTCCCCAGCTGCCTCCCAGCCGTTCTCTGAGACTGGGCGGATCTCCCATCAGCCCGCCAGCTCCTACCCAGAATCCTCCAGGTCTgcagatggacagacagagggacgcAACGGCGGTCAGTACTTTACCTTTACCTTTGGAGTGCACACGCTgccaaaacaggaagtgtttgtcAATAAAACAGTGTAGAAGTGCCGGAGGTCAGCAGGTCTGTTGGTGAAGCTTTACAGCTGCATAATGGTGAGAGTGGCGCAATGAGGACGGAAGGGTGGGGCAAACCCTACACCATCCAGCTGTCACATTCCTGTACCCAATGACTACTGTATTGTTATTAAGGTGAAATTTGACCGGATGAACATAGCAAACAGGCGTGGCAACAGACAGGAAGTGCGGTGCAGTAATTCTGGAGTCAGATGAAGGCAGAAGCACAATGGGCCAATTGCAGGCGCTGTTAGTCATTGGTCAGGTCACATGATTAGTCTGCCTCCACATTAAAACCCAAATTTTCTGCATTATAAACGAATTTACTTTGAAAATATAAGCATGTGGTTTGTCTCCTCAGGTGTCTCCATGGAAAGCTCCTCCTCCATCAGTCCTACTCCTCCAGGCTCCGCCCcctcctctgctctcctctACCCAGATCAGTcgcccctccctcctcctctcccactGCTCCACCTGCCATATGAAGCTCCACCCCCAAGCACCTACCTGACTACAGCCCCTGCACCTCCTCTTCCACATCCCGCCCACCACCCTCACCACTCTTCCTACCACCCATGCCTCCCTTCCTCTGTCCACTGGGGGCCAATATCGACTGGAGGCCACGCCCCACGACTCTACTGCCCTGCCCCCAACCCTTCTCACGTTGTTGGATACATTGCTGCCCCGTCCCCTcaccacacagccacacactaCATCCCACCCACTATGTAACGTGCATATTAGCTCAAGGCTAAAACCCCTTTTGTTTTGAATTAGTGGTAACATTATTATGAACACTTTTCCTGCAGCAAGACTTTCAAAATTAAAGTTAGGATTTAAAGGTAAATATTGGCTGGATGTTAATGGATGTTGCTGTTGGTTAAAATTCATGTTGTGACAGCCAATATGAGGTGGTGGGTGTGACCAGTCCCTATTTGTGGAGGGATCTTTgtgttgatgttttgttttttgggttttgggTGAATAAAGTTTGTTTCACCAGCAGATGGCGTTTTTGCTTCATCACATGACTATTGTCCAGCTAACAGTCCCAAAcatcaacttcctgttttttatgctttgagcaaacaggaagtaaaataataaagccAGAAAGGTGCGATTCTCCACAGGACGTGAGAGATGGGGATCAGAGGGGAGTTACAGGTGATAGGTCGTCATCTCTGGCGAGGGGGCAGCGCCTCAGTgtgtcagtttgagctctcaGGTAGAAAACTCTCACCTGTGCAGGTTAGGGGTGAGTGTGATTCATAGCAGCAGAAAATTTGAGAGCTTTGGAGGCTGACTCTGATTTTCTTAGTTTCCATGGAAACTAAAATCAATaaaggcattttttttccattacagCTGCTGTGACACTGAAGTTCagtaagtaatctgattacactgAGACAAAGGTTGATGGATGTTTGAACGACTACTTTGTCCAGACCTGTGATGAGCAGCGAAGCCTGAGAcgactcccccccaccccccactgaGTCGcctgttgtcatttttaaacctttattgACACAGGAAGTGGCGTCACAGCCAAGAATAGAAACGCGGTGATGGAGGGACGTCCCTCAGCCCAGGAACTCTTTATCTGGATTTGCTTATGGTGACATCATCATTCGGGATGAGCTCACGTGGATGTAGCTGCTCCATCCACCGCCGCTTGTTTCATAGAGAAAAGCGCCACAGGTTGTATGAAAATCTGCAGATGGCGTGTTGACTCAGCCTGATACATGTTTAAATTATACTGTATGTGTATTGATCACTGTGGGTTTTTATAGATCTGATTGGTTAACGGGTGCTGGTTTCATACCTGCTGATAAGGTACCATGGTAACATGCAGTTACCTGGATTAgaggtctgtttgtgtgtttatccatttgttttgttgatggaaccatgaattctgcagTTTACCATCCTCTGGTTTAGTCAAAGTCCTGACGGCTTCATGCTCTAAAACCCTCCAGTGTgactgaattacaacaattctgcacAGACTGTTTTCTAAAACAGCGAGAGAACAATGAGCAGAACAGCAAGCATAGCAAAATATTACCTTTTAATTTCAGTGTAACATACAGCCGCCTGATAACAGCACCACAGGTAGGTTATTTACACAAACACTGGACGTTTGGAAGGTGCCCTTATTAACCCACCGGCAACAGTTGCCGTTTTAACCCCCACACATCAACAAAATTAAACATACAGTCAGTAGGACAAGTCTAAGGAGTGAAATGCATTCACTTATTTTGCTGCGAAAAATCTGGGATTAGACGGGTTCcatcatttcaaagaaacaaagaactgGACAGGTTGGACTTTTATCGAGCTGCTGTGAAGCCTCTGGTGCTCCGGGATGACGGCCCCAGGAGCTCAGATCATTGGTCtgacccccaccccaccctcagAGATGGAAGACCTCGCTCGACCCCAAAAATCAGGtgtgctgatgacatcacagtgaCCTGATCTGAGGTCAGCGCCACCGCTGTAAAAACCAATGTACTATGACAGAGAAGTCGCTCCGGCCTCAGTGCCCGGGTAGGTTACGTATGTGTTGTCACGGGAACAGTTTTGCTGGGATCTCTATGGTCCAGAGGTCGCGACCTCCCAGAGCTCTCAGTGGGGCCTTCAGCCAGCGAGGGTTGGACAGGTTAGTCAGGTGCTTCTCCTGCAGACCAATCAGCACGGCCGACTGCTCCAGGCACTGTAGGTCCTTCCCCTGGAGGGAGGCGGGGCAAAGCCAGGTCTGGCCCACATCCACCAATCCTAAAAGAGACCACAGGGTTCGTTCAGGGATGTGTAAATGTGGCAGAGTAAATAGTGATTCTAACCTGCCACCACGCCGCGGCCGAACCGCTCCCCGGACTCCAGAAGTGCCTCAATCTGAGCGCTGTCCATCCCCAGCAGGCCGCTTAGCACCGCCCACCACTCCAACCCCTCCCAGTCACGCTGAGCCACGTGGACCGCCAGCGTCTGGTTCTCCAGTGGAGCGAGCAGCGGCCTCCAGCGGCTCTCCACCGTCTTTACCCCGTCCAGAACCAGGCCGGCATACGGCTGCCGGAACAACAGGCACGGCACCTGCACCGCCATGTCTGCAAAACAA
Coding sequences within:
- the alg13 gene encoding putative bifunctional UDP-N-acetylglucosamine transferase and deubiquitinase ALG13 isoform X4, whose product is MQKGLKKYFVNMDEYLCSLGLYRKMVARDASSLFRAVSEQLYFSQNYHQKIRQDCANFMRANRCNFEPFVEGSFEKYLERLEDPKETVGQVEIKALSQLYRRCFLIYRYPGKPATIISEDDFVDKVTLCCSINGHYDIVYPRSYPASAALCQSLLYELLYTQVFGFEEAELCQAMEAFRVGGRRYRNSPSMCSDVDLGYDTPEDRGHSEEAEPGGPIEEKPRAVTDDSKPPAEAPPPSRLSLPYKVMKSLDGDVYRNLEFDVWQDTCKEMQKTDYMVFAGRQYFLGDKCQVRLEPKGKYYNAFIQEVGTHSSAVTVFIEELGEKHLVPLTDLKPVNPVPAWNVAAPSRKGDLDPDSRGQRHHRHRYFRKSRGMKGTELLIPPPPSYGGPAPSSLPPRFQPAGHPRPPPPPSPGAMTYDPYAPPHHHHPPPARTPRYGASRSSTRFLNRHLIGTQLTYYHPGRRYYQDYESFTFRSRRSRRQLAAALNKECQFGFPEAVEEPADLDAAISYYQLDGAGDGVFPPLPGPTVAPPPSIGPPAPPSGSSYRVQRGSGPLSPAPPPRNTPVCSSEEEQEDISTVEDQAEYTEDFIYSSQDQSFQTSGVYSATETSTNQDEQEGGVADSPTRSDVNFSYSQQWYHQSCWKQQQQLYPASSPETAYPYQPYTPYLGQEPPLHAASQPFSETGRISHQPASSYPESSRSADGQTEGRNGGVSMESSSSISPTPPGSAPSSALLYPDQSPLPPPLPLLHLPYEAPPPSTYLTTAPAPPLPHPAHHPHHSSYHPCLPSSVHWGPISTGGHAPRLYCPAPNPSHVVGYIAAPSPHHTATHYIPPTM